In the Larus michahellis chromosome 6, bLarMic1.1, whole genome shotgun sequence genome, one interval contains:
- the CLDN11 gene encoding claudin-11 produces the protein MVATCLHLAGFVCSFIGWIGVVVATATNDWVVTCGYTITTCRKMDELGSKGLWADCVMATGLYHCKPLVDILILPGYVQACRALMIAASVLGLPAIFLLITVLPCIRMGHEPGAAKYRRSQLGGILIILLAMCGVVATIWFPVCAHRETTIMSFGYSLYTGWIGSALCLFGGCVIVCCSGDAQTFGENRFYYASGSSSPTHAKSAHV, from the exons ATGGTGGCCACCTGCCTGCACCTGGCCGGATTTGTCTGCAGTTTTATAGGGTGGATCGGGGTGGTTGTGGCAACGGCCACCAACGACTGGGTGGTGACTTGTGGCTACACCATTACCACCTGCAGGAAAATGGATGAGCTGGGATCCAAGGGGCTGTGGGCAGACTGCGTGATGGCCACAGGTCTCTATCATTGCAAGCCCCTCGTGGACATCCTCATACTGCCAG GGTATGTCCAAGCATGTCGAGCACTGATGATTGCCGCTTCTGTCCTGGGTCTTCCCGCTATCTTCTTGCTGATAACGGTCTTGCCCTGCATCCGGATGGGCCATGAACCTGGAGCTGCCAAGTACCGGCGGTCCCAGCTGGGAGGGATCCTCATCATCCTCCTGG CCATGTGCGGCGTCGTTGCGACCATCTGGTTTCCCGTGTGCGCCCACCGCGAGACCACCATTATGAGCTTCGGCTACTCCCTGTACACGGGCTGGATCGGCTCTGCCCTCTGCCTCTTCGGCGGCTGCGTCATCGTCTGCTGCTCGGGAGATGCCCAGACGTTCGGTGAAAACCGTTTCTACTACGCCTCGGGATCCAGCTCCCCTACCCACGCAAAGAGCGCTCACGTGTAA